From the Lathyrus oleraceus cultivar Zhongwan6 chromosome 3, CAAS_Psat_ZW6_1.0, whole genome shotgun sequence genome, the window TGCATTGTCAATCACTTGTGGAAGGTCAAAATTGATTGCCTTTATTGATGGATATTTGGCAATAATCAATTTGAGACTTTGTCCATTGCCACCTCCTACATCAACCAAAGTTGATACCCCTTCAAATCCTTTGTATATGTCAAGGATTCTTTTAACGTGAACATTGCATGCATCTGTCATTGATCTGTTAAATAATTGATTTATTTGTGGATCTATCCCAAAGTACTCATAGTTAGATATTCCATTAACTTTCTTGAATAGATCAATCTCTGGATCAATGATTGCTTCCTTAAAATTCAACCTACAACGTTACCAATAACCGTAAATATATGTTGTATTATGTGATGATAGCATCAAATCTGATGCTTGACAGAATAATATAAATGTACTTACCACACTCCTAACAAAGCACGGTGCCACATAAATGATGTGAATGAACCCAAATAACCACCATCATTTTCATCATTAACAAAGTATTTGCCAGAACGTGTGACCCCATAAACTCTCACTTTGCTACCGTCGTCGTTGGTGCAACTGGAAACAGAAAGAAGAGAGTAGCTAGCAAGCAGATACAACATACGTTCGAGCCGATTTGGTAAGTCAGAGTGTTGAGCTGGTAACTTTGAAGCAATTTCAATAGCTGACATGAATTCATTACCAATGATTTCAAACAGATTGAGTTGAATGGCAGCATTAAGAACAGCAGGAAACACCAAATTGGCACCTAGAACCATGGCTAAGAGGGTATCACTATCATCTGTTTCTGTTTGTGGAGTGACAGTTTCCACTATATTGCTCTCTTTCTCATTGGAATAGGAACCCATCTTTGTTTTCTTTGGATAATAGTCTTTCTGATTTGTGATGGTGGAGTAATATGGTTGTGTGTGCGCTTCCTTCAAATGCTGCCGGCTTTTTATAGACATAGTTgaatattatatattatattttacCGGCATAATTGCAACTTTCATCCTccaattttatttatttttgaattttgattctccatttcaaaaaccaaacaATAGTTTTGGTCTTTTTTATTCTTTCAAATTTATGTTGGATTTTAGTCTAAAAATGGAACCAAAATCCAACACAAAATTTTAAAAAGGAACCAAAATTGTGGTTTTTAAAATGGATCAAAATCTAAGAAAATACAAAATAGGGAATTAAAATTGTAATTAAGTCTATATTGctatattttttaaatttttttattttttattactTTCACAAATTTGTTTGgtaattttttaaatatttttataagaTTTAAAATAAGGGTGGGTGACATACTTCAACTGAGTTAAATGGTTATAAATCGTTGGTTTAGGATTTAACTCTCTGGTCTGGTTCTGTTGgttatatttatttatatttatgtatTAATCTGGAAAAGTTGttgatatttataaattaattattttttaaaaattaaaataaaaataaaaaataataaaaattaatagGAGAAAATCGATTGTTATTGGTAGTTGGGTTTCATTTTTGGGAAATATATTTCCACTTTCTGACATGGAAATAAAAAAGTTGAGTTATGTAAATTTTATTTGAGTATGAAATAGTTGAAAACAATTTTTATAAATTTGTACTAAATATGAGAATGCTAACAAGTTGAATAGCCTTTCAACCCTAACAAGTTGAATAGTtgataaaataaatatataattgATAAGTAACATATCGTGGCACAATTAACAAATACCTAAGGTCTTTTTAAGCATGTAGTCATCACCTGGATTTTGCTTactatttttttttttgttttttagtAGATTGGACAACACAAAAATTGATTGAAAAAAGAggtttttttaaataaataaaaaggataataaaaattaatataaCCTTACAAAAAAATATTTAATGAGAATGACTTCAATTTTCATTCGTACTTATATTAGTACTTATATCGAGATATTGATGATATCATATCCTACATTTTCACCCCTTAGTAGATGTGATAGGATTAAAAAACATTATATGCATCATTTGCCATAAAAGTCCTTCCATGTGTAATTTGTGTTACGTACCAATTTGAACATTTCAAAAGCTATATTTTCAATTCTTTTGACCCAACAAAAGCTATTTTATTGCATAGATATTCTAATATTTATTTTGGAGCATAGTATCATTATCTCTTGCAACTTATGTCAAAGGGAAACTTTATTAAAAACTGAATTTGTGGTATCTAAGTAAAATATTTTGGGGGGAGAAAAAAAAATATGCACATATATTTTACATTCTGAATCAATTAAGAACACATAGTCAcaagtttaattttaaaatattgatATGATATGATATAATGCTATAATTCTATTAGATGATAGTGTAAAACTAATTTATATTGACAGTACACTACCTTTAATATCTTTTAAAGAATTAATGAAGATAAATGATATTTTACACTAAAACATATCAAGTGAAATATTTCaataataaataatttttaaaaaagaaatatatatttttctttttagaATAAAAAATACTAATATATAATTGCGTGATTAACCAACTTCATCACTTCATTaatcaatattttatattttattaatcaattttgTTTAACTAAAagttatttttaatatttgagCATTTATTAACC encodes:
- the LOC127128598 gene encoding isoliquiritigenin 2'-O-methyltransferase; this translates as MGSYSNEKESNIVETVTPQTETDDSDTLLAMVLGANLVFPAVLNAAIQLNLFEIIGNEFMSAIEIASKLPAQHSDLPNRLERMLYLLASYSLLSVSSCTNDDGSKVRVYGVTRSGKYFVNDENDGGYLGSFTSFMWHRALLGVWLNFKEAIIDPEIDLFKKVNGISNYEYFGIDPQINQLFNRSMTDACNVHVKRILDIYKGFEGVSTLVDVGGGNGQSLKLIIAKYPSIKAINFDLPQVIDNAPPFTGIEHVGGSMFESIPQGDAIILKAVCHNWSDEQCIEILSNCHKALPPNGKVIIIELAQLEDPEPTDASRMIAIIDNIMFITAGGRERTPKEYESLGKQSGFSKLQVVCRAFSIVGVMELYK